The Toxotes jaculatrix isolate fToxJac2 chromosome 21, fToxJac2.pri, whole genome shotgun sequence genome includes a region encoding these proteins:
- the rfng gene encoding beta-1,3-N-acetylglucosaminyltransferase radical fringe codes for MNALHRPVRMHIASVGVSKFCFLFSIAFCGLLLLLIPTLQPPARQVDLPQPRPQIRPTQTGPSHHTSAPAVPVHAGETDSAAGLNGSSAGQGGSMDTELTRNDERGRDSEHILERGALPGRNGGGLSGSRSNEPLELKDIFIAVKTTRKYHKSRLELLIQTWVSQAKEQTYMFTDGEDRELQMRTGANIINTNCSAAHTRQALCCKMSVEYDKFIESQRKWFCHMDDDNYVILPSLLRLLSSYHHSQDVYLGRPSLDHPIEAAERVKSDGSVSVKFWFATGGAGFCISRGLALKMSPWASLGNFISTAEKIRLPDDCTIGYIIEALLEVTLTQTQLFHSHLENLQKLPTDSVLEQVTLSYGGFENRRNVVSVVGGFSLAEDPTRFKTVHCLLYPDTDWCPKLKPRHRN; via the exons ATGAACGCGCTCCATCGGCCGGTCAGGATGCACATAGCTTCGGTGGGTGTCAGCAAgttctgcttcctgttttcCATTGCGTTCTGCGGCCTCCTGCTTCTGCTCATCCCAACCCTCCAGCCCCCAGCTCGCCAGGTGGACCTACCTCAGCCCAGACCCCAAATCAGACCTACGCAGACGGGCCCATCGCACCATACCAGTGCTCCAGCGGTGCCTGTCCATGCTGGGGAAACGGACTCAGCCGCGGGGCTAAATGGGAGCTCAGCGGGGCAGGGGGGATCCATGGACACTGAACTTACCAGAAATGACGAGAGGGGAAGGGACTCTGAACATATCCTAGAAAGAGGGGCTCTTCCTGGAAGAAACGGTGGTGGACTTTCAGGGTCTAGGTCCAATGAGCCATTAGAGCTGAAGGACATTTTTATTGCTGTGAAGACTACCAGGAAGTACCACAAGTCCAGACTGGAGCTGCTGATTCAGACCTGGGTTTCCCAAGCTAAAGAACAG acctACATGTTCACAGATGGTGAGGACAGGGAGCTGCAGATGAGAACAG GAGCTAACATCATCAACACTAACTGCTCGGCGGCTCACACCCGACAGGCTCTGTGCTGCAAGATGTCTGTGGAGTACGACAAGTTCATCGAGTCTCAGAGGAA gtggTTCTGCCACATGGATGATGATAACTATGTGATTCTGCCCAGCTTGCTGCGGCTGCTCTCCTCCTACCACCACAGCCAGGACGTGTACCTGGGCCGGCCCAGTCTGGATCACCCCAtagaggctgcagagagagtCAAGAGCGATGGATCC GTGTCTGTGAAGTTCTGGTTCGCCACAGGTGGAGCAGGTTTCTGTATCAGCAGGGGTCTGGCACTGAAAATGAGCCCGTGGGCCAG TTTGGGGAATTTCATCAGCACGGCGGAGAAGATCCGCCTCCCGGACGACTGCACCATCGGCTACATCATCGAGGCCCTGCTGGAGGTCACCCTGACTCAGACGCAGCTCTTCCATTCTCACCTGGAGAACCTGCAGAAGCTGCCCACTGACTCAGTGCTGGAGCAG GTGACTCTCAGCTACGGAGGCTTTGAGAACAGGAGGAATGTGGTCAGCGTCGTTGGAGGTTTTTCGCTGGCTGAAGACCCCACgag GTTTAAGACAGTCCACTGTCTTCTGTACCCAGACACCGACTGGTGTCCAAAGCTGAAGCCTCGCCACAGAAACTGA
- the dcxr gene encoding L-xylulose reductase, whose amino-acid sequence MEISFAGKRALVTGAGKGIGRATALALARCGAEVTAVTRTQADLNSLIQECASITPVCVDLADWGATEAALQNVGPIDLLVNNAAYANLQSFLEVTPDQFDQSFNVNVKAVLHVSQIVARGMKARGSGGSIVNVSSQASQCALRDHAVYCATKGALDMLTKVMALELGPHQIRVNSVNPTVVMTEMGRLGWSDPEKAKVMTSRIPLGRFAEVEDVVNSILFLLSDKSNMTNGVTLPVDGGFLAC is encoded by the exons ATGGAGATTTCATTTGCGGGTAAACGAGCTCTGGTCACTGGAGCTGGGAAAG GGATCGGCAGGGCCACGGCTCTGGCTCTGGCACGCTGTGGGGCAGAGGTCACGGCGGTCACGCGCACGCAGGCTGACCTGAACAGTCTGATACAGGAG TGTGCATCCATCACCCCGGTGTGCGTGGACCTGGCAGACTGGGGGGCCACGGAGGCGGCCCTGCAAAACGTAGGCCCCATCGATCTGCTGGTGAACAATGCCGCCTATGCCAACCTGCAGTCGTTTCTGGAGGTCACCCCCGACCAGTTTGACCA GTCTTtcaatgtgaatgtgaaagctGTGCTGCATGTATCCCAG ATTGTGGCTCGTGGTATGAAGGCTAGAGGATCCGGAGGCTCCATTGTCAACGTGTCCAGCCAGGCCTCACAGTGTGCCCTCAGAGACCATGCTGTCTACT GTGCCACTAAAGGAGCCCTGGACATGCTGACTAAAGTGATGGCTCTGGAGCTCGGACCCCACCAG ATCCGCGTGAACAGCGTGAACCCCACAGTGGTGATGACTGAGATGGGACGCCTGGGCTGGAGTGACCCGGAGAAAGCCAAGGTTATGACGTCTCGCATCCCCTTGGGCCGATTCGCAG aggtggaGGACGTGGTGAACAGCATTTTGTTCCTGCTGAGCGATAAGAGCAACATGACTAATGGCGTCACTCTGCCTGTG